One Vibrio sp. CDRSL-10 TSBA genomic region harbors:
- a CDS encoding LysE family translocator, protein MYIQNIEAFLIAITILTLTPGLDTALVIRNTSRAGMVDGCVTSLGICAGLFVHATFSAIGISAILAQSAELFHIMKMIGAAYLIWLGISSLRSLIKTGQGMNVATLSHTELSVKRSLREGFLSNVLNPKTAVFYLAFLPQFINPEHSPLLQSLLMAAIHFVIAMVWQCGLAGALSSAKNLLKNASFMRWMEGTTGLVLVALGVKLLLEKDAA, encoded by the coding sequence ATGTACATCCAGAACATTGAAGCGTTTCTTATCGCAATAACTATTCTTACTTTAACTCCGGGCCTGGATACGGCATTGGTGATTCGTAATACCTCTCGCGCCGGTATGGTCGACGGATGTGTCACCAGCCTGGGGATTTGTGCCGGCTTGTTCGTGCATGCGACGTTTTCCGCGATCGGAATTTCCGCGATTCTGGCTCAGTCCGCTGAACTGTTTCACATTATGAAAATGATTGGTGCCGCTTATTTAATCTGGCTGGGTATTTCCAGCCTGCGATCACTGATCAAAACCGGGCAGGGCATGAACGTTGCGACGTTGTCACACACCGAACTGAGTGTAAAACGCTCGCTGCGTGAGGGCTTTCTGTCAAATGTACTGAATCCGAAAACTGCGGTGTTCTATCTTGCGTTTCTGCCGCAGTTTATCAATCCGGAACATTCGCCTTTACTGCAGTCTCTGTTGATGGCGGCAATTCACTTTGTGATTGCGATGGTGTGGCAATGCGGTTTGGCGGGCGCGTTAAGTTCAGCCAAGAACCTGCTTAAAAATGCCTCTTTTATGCGCTGGATGGAAGGCACGACCGGTTTGGTTTTGGTAGCACTTGGCGTGAAATTACTGCTGGAAAAAGATGCAGCATAA
- a CDS encoding porin codes for MKKTLLALALLGASSTALADSWIYGGASVGQAEYKGDESTSYNIHVGTGILPIVGLEAGYTDFGDFDVDGNSFDASTVYVALKPSIDFGPLHVYARGGLHRWETEVNGNKDDDIDIMYGVGAEYFLMGPVSVGASYHKYDVDNGSIDTFSLNATFHFL; via the coding sequence ATGAAAAAGACTTTACTGGCACTTGCTTTACTGGGTGCATCTTCAACAGCGCTGGCTGACTCTTGGATCTACGGCGGTGCTTCTGTGGGTCAGGCCGAATATAAAGGCGATGAAAGTACGTCTTACAACATCCACGTTGGTACCGGCATCCTGCCAATCGTTGGTCTGGAAGCGGGTTACACCGATTTTGGCGACTTCGATGTTGACGGCAACAGCTTTGATGCCTCAACGGTGTATGTTGCTCTGAAACCAAGCATCGATTTCGGCCCTCTGCACGTTTATGCGCGTGGCGGTCTGCATCGTTGGGAAACAGAAGTGAATGGCAACAAAGATGACGATATCGATATCATGTACGGTGTTGGCGCTGAATATTTCCTTATGGGGCCAGTTTCAGTCGGTGCCAGCTACCACAAATATGATGTGGATAACGGCAGCATCGACACGTTCAGCCTGAACGCCACCTTCCACTTCCTGTAA
- the msrB gene encoding peptide-methionine (R)-S-oxide reductase MsrB has translation MLNWKDVVELAQQGNLAPSHRVEKTPQQWRDELTEEQYYVTREHGTERPFSSDMCVQFEPGIYHCVCCQTLLFDSETKFDSHTGWPSFSQPAVKNAISYHIDTQLATPRVEVRCNSCDAHLGHVFPDGPPPSGLRYCVNAVAIEKQSD, from the coding sequence ATGCTGAATTGGAAAGATGTAGTGGAGTTAGCCCAGCAGGGGAACCTTGCTCCTTCGCACCGGGTTGAGAAAACGCCACAGCAGTGGCGCGATGAACTGACGGAAGAGCAGTACTATGTAACCAGAGAACATGGTACCGAACGGCCGTTTTCTTCAGACATGTGTGTGCAGTTTGAGCCGGGTATCTATCATTGTGTTTGTTGTCAGACGCTATTGTTTGATTCGGAGACGAAATTTGATTCTCACACCGGCTGGCCATCATTTTCACAGCCAGCGGTAAAGAATGCGATTTCGTATCATATCGACACTCAGCTTGCGACGCCAAGGGTAGAAGTGCGCTGCAACAGTTGTGATGCTCATCTAGGCCATGTATTTCCTGATGGTCCGCCGCCAAGTGGCCTGCGCTATTGCGTCAATGCCGTGGCGATAGAGAAGCAGTCTGATTAG
- a CDS encoding GAF domain-containing protein encodes MKIEHYHRLTKQAVALLESEPDLIANLSNLSALLNMELEDLNWVGFYIMRGDELVLGPFQGKPACVRIPVGRGVCGTAVETNTVQRVYDVHAFEGHIACDAASNSEIVIPFSIDGKVAGVLDIDSPSIGRFSETDEEGLTFLMTEVEKLLNSHANKA; translated from the coding sequence ATGAAAATAGAACATTACCACCGCTTAACCAAGCAAGCTGTTGCGTTACTGGAGTCAGAACCAGACCTTATCGCCAACTTGTCGAATTTAAGCGCTTTGCTAAACATGGAACTGGAAGACCTTAACTGGGTAGGCTTCTATATCATGCGTGGCGACGAACTGGTACTTGGTCCGTTCCAGGGCAAGCCAGCTTGTGTTCGTATTCCTGTTGGCCGTGGTGTGTGCGGAACTGCCGTTGAAACTAACACTGTACAACGTGTTTACGATGTTCACGCCTTTGAAGGTCACATTGCTTGTGACGCGGCGAGCAACTCAGAGATTGTAATTCCATTCTCTATTGATGGTAAAGTCGCCGGCGTGCTTGATATTGATAGCCCAAGTATTGGTCGTTTTTCTGAAACTGATGAAGAAGGACTCACGTTTTTGATGACTGAAGTAGAAAAGCTGCTTAATTCACACGCGAACAAGGCATAA
- a CDS encoding 3-deoxy-7-phosphoheptulonate synthase, which translates to MPLQTDELRTQALGPMPTPAELSQAHPITDEVAERIANSRGQIERILSGEDDRLMVIVGPCSVHDTEAAMDYARRLSAIQDQYADELFIVMRTYFEKPRTVVGWKGLITDPNLDGSYALETGLNKARQLLLNINKLGLATATEFLDMITGQYIADLITWGAIGARTTESQIHREMASALSCPVGFKNGTNGNVKIAIDAIRAAQASHYFYSPDKNGRMTVYRTSGNPYGHVILRGGDNGTNYDADSVDEACEALAKFDLPQRLVVDFSHANCQKQHRKQLDVAKDICQQIESGSHKVAGVMAESFIVEGNQPMDDLDNLTYGQSITDPCLSWEDTTNMLDMLAQSIKVRRAG; encoded by the coding sequence ATGCCATTACAAACTGATGAATTAAGAACCCAAGCACTGGGCCCAATGCCAACTCCGGCAGAACTTAGCCAAGCCCACCCGATTACGGATGAGGTTGCAGAGCGTATCGCCAACTCCCGTGGCCAAATTGAACGCATTCTTTCCGGTGAAGATGATCGCCTGATGGTGATTGTCGGACCTTGCTCTGTACACGACACCGAAGCGGCGATGGATTATGCGCGACGTCTGAGTGCCATTCAGGATCAATACGCTGACGAACTGTTTATCGTTATGCGCACCTATTTCGAGAAACCTCGTACGGTTGTCGGCTGGAAAGGCCTGATTACCGATCCAAACCTGGACGGCTCCTACGCACTGGAAACCGGCTTAAATAAAGCACGTCAACTGCTGCTGAACATCAATAAACTGGGTCTGGCAACCGCCACTGAGTTTCTGGATATGATTACCGGCCAGTACATTGCTGATCTTATCACCTGGGGCGCTATCGGTGCCCGCACCACAGAATCCCAGATCCACCGTGAAATGGCCTCTGCACTGTCGTGCCCGGTTGGCTTTAAAAACGGGACTAATGGTAACGTTAAAATTGCGATTGATGCGATTCGCGCAGCTCAGGCTTCACATTACTTCTACTCGCCGGATAAAAATGGTCGTATGACCGTCTACCGCACCAGCGGTAACCCATACGGACACGTGATTCTGCGCGGTGGCGATAATGGCACAAACTATGACGCGGATTCAGTCGACGAAGCGTGTGAAGCACTGGCTAAATTTGACCTGCCACAACGCCTGGTGGTTGATTTCAGCCACGCAAACTGTCAAAAACAGCATCGTAAGCAGCTTGATGTAGCCAAAGATATCTGTCAGCAAATTGAATCCGGCAGCCATAAGGTCGCTGGTGTGATGGCGGAAAGCTTCATTGTGGAAGGCAACCAGCCAATGGACGATCTTGACAACCTGACCTATGGTCAATCGATTACCGATCCGTGCCTGAGCTGGGAAGACACCACAAACATGCTTGATATGCTGGCTCAATCTATTAAAGTGCGCCGTGCCGGCTAA
- a CDS encoding type VI secretion system tip protein VgrG has protein sequence MATLKYQIHIEGLEEDTLVVRAFDGQETLSSELINGESCHGFRFNLELASRQSNLTAEMIVDQNAELRMYRDGELVQRVNGIVRDFTQGDTGHHHSFYGLTLVPALERLSLRHNSRIFQLQTVPEILSVLLQEMGINDYAFALTRECSQREFCVQYRESDLDFLLRLAAEEGLVYSFIHEEGKHTLLFSDATESLAKLNEAVPYNTLAGGVMDSPYISGLNQHTQSEVSQVMMQDYSFKKPAYSFAQNASGTEMEYQQAGYEHFDAPGRFKDDSNGKAFSQIRLEYLRRDARVVSGNSNQPLLRAGYRFELEDHPDDAMNRDWLVVSVCHQGTQPQALEEASGSGATTYTNQFTLIPGHITWRARPEPKPQVDGPMMAMVVGPEGEEIFCDEHGRVKLHFPWDRYSNGDEHSSCWVRVSQGWAGSQYGMVAIPRIGHEVIVSFLNGDPDQPIVTGRTYHATNTAPYLLPDHKTKTILRSETHQGEGYNELSFEDQAGSEQIYLHAQKDFDAIVENDSTTVVKHDQHLTVENDSFSQVKNNQHLTVGNEQREAVTGNRTLIIDGSLHIKAGSVWVNDSGSEVHIKAGQKVVIEAGSEITVKAGGSFVKVDPAGVHLSGAGVNLNSGGSAGSGSGFSGEAATLPVTLADVADG, from the coding sequence ATGGCAACATTAAAGTATCAGATTCATATAGAGGGGCTGGAAGAAGACACACTGGTTGTGCGTGCTTTTGACGGACAGGAAACCTTATCGAGTGAGCTGATTAATGGTGAGAGTTGCCATGGTTTTCGTTTTAATCTCGAACTGGCCAGCCGACAATCGAATCTGACCGCGGAGATGATTGTTGACCAGAATGCCGAGCTGCGAATGTATCGGGACGGAGAGTTGGTGCAGCGGGTCAATGGTATTGTGCGTGATTTCACCCAGGGCGATACCGGACATCATCATAGTTTTTATGGATTGACCCTGGTTCCGGCACTGGAACGGCTTTCTTTACGCCATAACAGTCGTATTTTCCAGCTGCAGACCGTGCCTGAGATCTTGTCAGTATTATTACAGGAAATGGGCATCAATGATTATGCCTTCGCTTTGACCCGCGAATGCAGCCAGCGCGAGTTCTGTGTTCAGTATCGAGAATCAGACCTCGACTTTTTACTGCGCCTCGCTGCTGAAGAGGGGCTGGTTTACAGCTTCATTCATGAAGAGGGCAAACACACGTTGTTGTTTAGTGACGCAACGGAGAGTCTGGCCAAACTCAATGAGGCGGTTCCGTACAATACTCTGGCTGGTGGCGTGATGGACAGCCCGTATATTTCCGGCTTGAATCAGCACACGCAAAGTGAAGTCAGCCAAGTGATGATGCAGGATTACAGCTTTAAAAAGCCGGCTTATTCGTTTGCGCAAAATGCCAGTGGTACGGAGATGGAATATCAGCAGGCGGGGTATGAGCATTTTGATGCGCCTGGACGCTTCAAAGACGACTCCAACGGTAAAGCATTCAGTCAAATTCGTCTCGAGTACCTGCGCCGCGATGCTCGTGTGGTCAGTGGCAATAGCAATCAACCATTGCTGCGTGCCGGATACCGGTTTGAGCTCGAGGACCATCCGGATGATGCAATGAACCGGGATTGGCTGGTGGTCAGTGTGTGTCATCAGGGAACTCAGCCTCAGGCGCTGGAAGAAGCCTCGGGCTCCGGCGCGACCACGTACACCAACCAGTTTACTCTGATCCCGGGTCATATTACCTGGCGCGCGCGACCAGAGCCTAAACCTCAGGTGGACGGTCCGATGATGGCGATGGTCGTGGGGCCGGAAGGGGAAGAGATCTTCTGTGATGAACACGGCCGGGTAAAATTACATTTCCCGTGGGATCGCTACTCGAATGGCGATGAACACAGTTCATGTTGGGTTCGCGTATCTCAAGGATGGGCAGGCAGCCAATACGGTATGGTGGCGATACCGCGTATCGGCCACGAAGTTATTGTCTCGTTTCTCAATGGTGACCCGGATCAGCCGATTGTGACCGGGCGGACTTACCATGCGACTAATACCGCCCCTTACTTGTTACCGGATCATAAGACTAAAACTATCCTGCGTAGTGAAACGCACCAGGGTGAAGGCTATAACGAACTCAGTTTCGAAGACCAGGCGGGCAGTGAGCAGATTTATCTGCATGCCCAGAAAGATTTTGACGCGATAGTGGAAAACGACAGTACCACTGTGGTGAAGCACGATCAGCATCTGACGGTGGAAAACGATAGCTTCAGCCAGGTCAAAAATAATCAACACTTGACCGTTGGCAATGAACAGCGCGAAGCAGTAACCGGCAACCGAACTTTGATCATCGATGGTTCTTTACACATTAAGGCTGGCAGTGTCTGGGTTAATGATTCAGGCAGTGAAGTTCATATTAAAGCTGGTCAAAAAGTGGTGATTGAAGCGGGCAGTGAAATCACAGTTAAAGCGGGCGGCAGTTTTGTCAAAGTCGATCCGGCAGGTGTTCATCTCTCCGGCGCAGGCGTTAACCTCAACTCAGGCGGCAGCGCTGGCAGTGGCAGCGGATTTAGCGGCGAGGCGGCCACTCTGCCGGTAACGTTAGCTGATGTTGCTGACGGTTAA
- a CDS encoding chromosome partitioning protein ParA, with protein MNQKHSDDNDDVVVIEERDKRSYLYIGIAAVLGLALGGLVGSSLTASKWEATYQALEAQYKQAQQDGADQKVQVEDNTEKLNQDWQEKLQAALDEQSEQNKAELSKLQKEVTELEKVNASLEAELSNRKQALVKADEKNDKLNRQADMQATMFERSRELFQKELKIKQELESLQKERDDLVPKIKTLKNDCDAYLEGASWDAKSDSCDKQDEANSRVSEIDQMIRVRRMDLEQIKALSEEIGL; from the coding sequence TTGAACCAAAAACATTCAGACGATAACGACGATGTGGTCGTGATTGAAGAGCGCGACAAACGCAGTTATCTCTATATCGGCATTGCCGCAGTACTGGGCTTGGCTCTGGGCGGATTGGTCGGCTCGTCGCTGACGGCTTCAAAATGGGAAGCCACGTATCAGGCGCTGGAAGCTCAGTACAAACAGGCACAGCAGGACGGCGCAGATCAGAAAGTCCAGGTCGAAGACAACACAGAAAAACTCAACCAGGACTGGCAGGAGAAGTTGCAGGCCGCGCTGGACGAGCAGAGTGAACAAAACAAAGCAGAGCTGAGCAAGTTGCAGAAAGAAGTGACTGAGCTGGAAAAAGTCAATGCTTCGTTGGAAGCGGAGTTGTCTAACCGCAAGCAGGCTCTGGTTAAAGCGGACGAAAAGAACGACAAGTTAAATCGCCAGGCAGATATGCAGGCCACGATGTTTGAACGTTCGCGCGAATTGTTCCAGAAAGAGTTGAAAATTAAACAGGAACTGGAATCTCTGCAAAAAGAGCGTGATGATTTAGTGCCGAAAATCAAAACGCTTAAGAATGATTGTGATGCCTATCTTGAGGGAGCGTCCTGGGATGCGAAATCTGATTCGTGTGATAAGCAGGATGAAGCGAATTCTCGCGTGAGCGAGATTGATCAAATGATTCGTGTACGCCGTATGGATCTGGAACAGATTAAAGCGCTGTCGGAAGAGATTGGCCTCTGA
- a CDS encoding 3'-5' exonuclease produces the protein MNYNRVVCFDLEMCCWNENGVGTTGEIIEVGLAEIDLTAGEIVKRAQYYVKPEHDEVSLFCVELTGITPRKIEKQGRPLAAVIQSMVKNFGGTNKIYASWGRDDQILINECRAKGIEVPFKEFVNLATLYRMQNRLKDKRIGHRAAQEAKGIEWEGRQHSGYVDAYNLAKLALVML, from the coding sequence ATGAACTATAACCGTGTAGTGTGCTTCGATTTGGAAATGTGCTGTTGGAATGAAAACGGAGTCGGTACAACGGGTGAGATCATTGAAGTCGGTTTGGCTGAAATCGATTTGACTGCCGGTGAAATTGTGAAACGCGCGCAGTATTACGTCAAACCTGAGCACGACGAAGTGTCGTTATTTTGTGTCGAACTGACCGGAATTACCCCGCGTAAAATTGAAAAGCAGGGACGTCCTCTGGCGGCTGTAATCCAGTCGATGGTGAAAAATTTCGGCGGCACCAACAAGATCTATGCTTCCTGGGGCCGGGATGATCAGATTTTGATCAACGAGTGCCGTGCAAAAGGCATTGAAGTTCCGTTTAAGGAATTTGTCAATCTGGCAACCTTGTACCGGATGCAGAATCGTCTTAAAGACAAACGCATTGGTCACCGCGCTGCGCAGGAAGCGAAAGGCATTGAATGGGAAGGGCGCCAGCACTCCGGTTACGTTGATGCTTATAATCTGGCCAAGCTGGCCTTAGTCATGCTGTAA
- a CDS encoding ABC transporter ATP-binding protein, translating to MTYTSDTISRSWLITQVKRHKSKLLYANAIAIVATLISVPIPLLMPLMVDEVLLNQPSTGIELMNQFLPDGWQTATGYIMFTLLLVVLMRAASQLLNILQNRQFTLVSKTITFHMRSKMIDKLGRISIKQYETKGSGGINAHLITDIETIDQFIGTTLSKFLISLLTVLGTAIVLLWLEWRLGLFILLVNPIVIYFSRMLGNKVKHLKRRENQAFERFQNRLVETLDGIYQLRAANKEREFLAQLTKQADDVRRHADKYAWQSEAAGRLSFLLFLLGFELFRAVAMLMVVFSDLTIGQIFAVFGYLWFMLGPVQELLGVQFSWYSAKAALKRINDLLELEEEHRPPSKVNPFNEEREVDVTVSHVDFTYDGEHKVLDDLTLTIPAGKKVALVGASGGGKSTLIQLLIGVYRQNSGEIRYNGETCDDISFDVIREQIAVVIQQPVLFNDTLRHNLTLGSDYDELSLWRALDIAQMQDVISKLNHGLDTQIGRNGIRLSGGQRQRLAIARMVLSNPKFVILDEATSALDTATEAALHKALTEFLKGRTTLIVAHRLSAVKQADLIYVLEDGHVTQSGTHGELVEQEGLYQTLYGSIQSQA from the coding sequence ATGACGTATACCAGTGACACTATTAGCCGTTCTTGGCTCATAACTCAAGTGAAAAGACATAAGTCTAAGTTGTTGTACGCAAATGCGATTGCGATTGTCGCAACTTTAATCAGCGTACCCATTCCTTTGCTTATGCCCTTAATGGTGGATGAAGTTCTGCTTAACCAGCCATCGACCGGTATTGAGCTGATGAACCAATTCTTACCAGACGGTTGGCAGACCGCCACCGGATACATCATGTTTACCCTGCTGCTGGTGGTGCTGATGCGCGCGGCCAGTCAACTGCTCAATATACTGCAAAACCGCCAGTTTACTCTGGTTTCCAAGACCATCACGTTCCACATGCGCAGCAAGATGATCGATAAATTGGGGCGGATTAGCATAAAACAATATGAAACCAAGGGCAGCGGCGGTATAAACGCACATTTAATCACCGATATTGAAACGATCGACCAATTTATCGGCACTACGCTGAGTAAATTCCTGATCAGCCTGCTCACAGTGCTGGGTACTGCTATTGTGCTTTTATGGCTCGAATGGCGTCTGGGCCTGTTTATTCTGCTGGTTAACCCGATCGTCATTTACTTCTCCCGTATGCTGGGCAATAAGGTAAAACACCTTAAACGACGCGAGAACCAGGCGTTTGAGCGCTTTCAAAACCGTTTAGTTGAAACCCTGGATGGTATTTACCAGCTTCGAGCGGCCAATAAAGAGCGGGAATTTCTCGCCCAACTCACCAAACAGGCCGATGACGTTCGCCGCCATGCCGACAAATATGCCTGGCAGTCAGAAGCGGCCGGTCGCCTCTCCTTCCTGCTGTTTCTCCTTGGCTTTGAACTGTTCCGTGCGGTCGCGATGCTGATGGTCGTATTCAGCGACCTGACAATAGGCCAGATATTTGCGGTGTTTGGCTATCTGTGGTTTATGCTCGGCCCGGTTCAGGAACTGCTCGGCGTGCAGTTTTCCTGGTACAGCGCGAAAGCAGCCTTAAAACGCATCAACGATTTGCTTGAACTCGAAGAAGAACATCGCCCGCCAAGCAAGGTCAACCCGTTCAACGAAGAGCGTGAAGTTGACGTGACTGTCTCGCACGTCGACTTTACCTATGATGGTGAGCACAAAGTGCTCGACGATTTAACCCTGACCATCCCTGCCGGTAAAAAAGTCGCCCTGGTGGGTGCCAGCGGCGGTGGTAAATCGACTCTGATTCAGCTGCTGATCGGCGTCTACCGGCAAAATTCGGGCGAAATTCGTTATAACGGCGAAACCTGTGATGACATCAGCTTTGATGTTATTCGGGAACAAATTGCGGTCGTGATTCAACAACCTGTACTTTTTAATGATACTTTGAGGCATAATCTGACCCTGGGCAGCGATTATGATGAGTTATCGCTGTGGCGCGCACTGGATATCGCCCAGATGCAGGACGTGATCAGCAAACTCAATCACGGTCTCGATACTCAGATTGGCCGTAACGGTATTCGACTCTCTGGCGGCCAGCGTCAGCGTCTCGCAATAGCGCGTATGGTTCTGAGTAATCCGAAATTCGTCATTCTTGATGAAGCCACCTCTGCCCTGGACACCGCAACCGAAGCGGCTCTGCATAAAGCTTTAACCGAGTTTTTGAAAGGCCGGACAACCCTGATTGTCGCTCATCGCCTGTCAGCGGTTAAGCAAGCGGATCTTATCTACGTTCTGGAGGACGGGCATGTCACTCAGTCCGGCACCCATGGAGAACTGGTTGAACAAGAAGGTTTGTATCAGACGCTATATGGTTCTATTCAATCACAAGCTTAG
- the proQ gene encoding RNA chaperone ProQ, translated as MENTEKLKNSKEVIAYIAECFPKCFTLEGEAQPLKIGIFQDLADRLSDDPKVSKTQLRAALRQYTSSWRYLHGVKAGAVRVDLDGNACGELEEQHVEHAKAALAESKARVEARRKEQAKQARDDAKAKPKAKKPQARRPQSKAPKADKKPVETRALNADELNVGKEVNVNMGKGNMAATIVEINKEDVRVQLGNGLQMVVKAEHLRA; from the coding sequence ATGGAAAACACTGAAAAGTTAAAAAACAGCAAAGAAGTAATTGCGTACATTGCTGAATGTTTCCCTAAATGCTTTACTTTAGAAGGTGAGGCACAGCCTCTTAAAATTGGTATTTTTCAAGATCTTGCTGATCGTCTCAGCGATGACCCTAAAGTAAGCAAAACTCAACTTCGTGCAGCGTTAAGACAGTACACGTCATCTTGGCGTTACCTGCACGGCGTTAAAGCTGGTGCGGTTCGTGTCGATCTCGATGGTAATGCATGTGGTGAACTAGAAGAGCAACATGTAGAACACGCGAAAGCCGCGTTAGCAGAGAGCAAGGCTCGTGTAGAAGCTCGTCGTAAAGAGCAGGCTAAACAGGCTCGTGATGATGCGAAAGCAAAACCTAAGGCGAAGAAGCCTCAGGCACGTCGCCCTCAGTCTAAAGCACCAAAAGCGGACAAAAAACCAGTAGAGACACGTGCTCTGAATGCTGATGAACTGAATGTCGGTAAAGAAGTGAACGTGAACATGGGTAAAGGCAACATGGCTGCGACCATTGTTGAAATCAATAAGGAAGATGTGCGTGTTCAACTCGGCAACGGCCTGCAAATGGTTGTGAAAGCGGAGCACCTGCGCGCATAA
- a CDS encoding FMN-dependent NADH-azoreductase → MSRVLALKSSILGEYSQSSKLLDAYLTKFDQNELTVRDLAAEPLPVLDFSVATALRSTEDLSDDQQAIVALSNALIAEVNAADTLVIAAPMYNFTIPTQLKNWIDLIARAGVTFKYTESGVVGLFENKKAVVITTRGGIHKDSATDVVTPYLKTVLGFVGISEVEFVYAEALNMGEEPAAKGIESAKSQLDAIAL, encoded by the coding sequence ATGTCTCGTGTACTTGCACTCAAATCCAGCATCCTTGGCGAATATTCTCAATCAAGCAAACTGCTTGATGCTTACCTGACCAAGTTTGACCAAAACGAACTGACTGTCCGTGACCTGGCTGCTGAACCTCTGCCTGTACTGGACTTCTCAGTAGCAACCGCTCTGCGCTCTACAGAAGATCTGTCTGACGATCAACAAGCTATCGTTGCTCTTTCTAATGCGTTAATCGCAGAAGTGAACGCAGCGGACACTCTGGTTATTGCCGCGCCAATGTATAACTTCACTATCCCGACTCAGCTGAAGAACTGGATCGACCTGATTGCTCGTGCCGGCGTAACATTCAAATACACTGAATCAGGTGTCGTTGGTCTGTTCGAAAACAAAAAAGCAGTGGTTATCACCACTCGTGGCGGCATCCATAAAGATTCAGCGACTGACGTAGTAACACCTTACCTGAAAACAGTTCTGGGTTTTGTTGGTATCAGCGAAGTTGAATTCGTGTACGCAGAAGCGCTGAACATGGGTGAAGAGCCGGCAGCAAAAGGCATCGAATCAGCGAAATCTCAACTGGACGCCATTGCTCTGTAA
- a CDS encoding TerB family tellurite resistance protein: MFNAITSMFKQLLEGQDLSQQKTSPNLAIACLLSEVAGADHQIDEQEQQAKLTLLKRLLDLDQEEAQQLLTRADEQISHSASLYDFTSQLRELTQDTRFELIKAMWEVAHADGEIDPLEDAVIRKAAELLYVDHSQFIRAKLIVTGE; encoded by the coding sequence ATGTTTAATGCGATCACATCCATGTTCAAACAACTGCTCGAAGGGCAGGATCTCAGCCAGCAGAAAACCAGCCCGAATCTGGCGATTGCCTGCCTGCTGAGTGAAGTGGCCGGTGCCGATCATCAAATTGACGAACAAGAGCAGCAAGCCAAACTGACGTTGTTAAAACGTTTACTCGATTTAGATCAGGAAGAAGCACAGCAACTTTTGACCCGTGCGGACGAGCAGATTAGCCACTCGGCATCGCTGTATGACTTTACCTCTCAATTACGTGAACTGACTCAGGATACGCGTTTTGAATTGATCAAAGCGATGTGGGAAGTGGCGCATGCCGATGGAGAAATCGACCCGTTAGAAGATGCGGTCATTCGCAAAGCGGCTGAACTGCTGTACGTTGATCACAGCCAGTTTATTCGAGCCAAGCTGATAGTAACCGGCGAGTAA